Within the Leptospira stimsonii genome, the region GCGGATTCCGTCTGTAGCGCCGAGAAAAATGCAAACTTTGCTTCTTTGCCCGGAACCGGGGCCGACTATAAAGCTCTGATCGTGTCCAACTTGGCTCCCATTCGAAGAGCCTGTAATGCGACCGCAAACTGTACAAACAGCGCGGAGAATTCGAATTGGGTTCTTCTCGCAAATCGAGATTATTATCGAGGCACGGTGGCGAACCCGGTGAAAGTCTTTACTACAAACTCGGCGGGCATTGCGATCTTTCCGATCGTATCGTTCCTCGATTTGAGTGCGGCAAACCTATGGTGGACTGGATTGGCGAACGACTGGACGATCAGCGTTGGCGATACGTGCAATAATTGGGCGGATGGAAGTGGTGCTTCCACCGGTGAATTCGGCGCCGGCTCCGTAACGAATGCGAATGCGATCAACTCGGGCGGTTTTTCGGATCCATGCAACTTAGCAAAAAAATTAGTCTGTGTACGACAATAATTCAGTATCTGTCTATCGTCTAACGTGATTCCTTACGAGCGGTTCTCTTTTTGTCCTCGCTCATAGGGAAGAAACGAATTTTGATTTATTTTGATTTTCAAGAAATGAATCTTTTTTCTATAAGCTCGTTTAAACAGTAAATTAGAGAATACTGTAATTCTAATATTCTTGTTCGGAATATAAGAAAGTTAGATGCAATTTTATAGGAAACTTCAAATAAAACTGGCCGATCCGATTTTTATATTTAGTTTTGCATTCTATGAAGGAAAATTTTTTCCAGAGGATCCTGCACCTTTTGTTTCTTTGCGGATGTAGCGAGATCGACGGACCGCAGTTGGTAACTGAAGAGACTTTCGAGGATCGAAAATCTTCAGCGATTCGATGGAAACTACTTTTATGTTTTCCGGTTGATCCGTCTCAGGTTCCATCGACAAAAACCGATTTTTGAGTTCGATTCTTACCGGAGTTGTCTCAGGATTTTCTTCTGTCATTCCTGACAAAGGGGCGCTTTATCTCGAAAAAGACGTCGATTTTTGCGAGAAGAGTTTGTTTGTAACTCCTTGCGGGAATATCTTGGAGGAATTTGCGCTCAATCATATGAGCACCTTGATTCAATCCTGCGAACCGGAGATTGCGTGCATGGGTGGAAAAGACCATCCCGGTACAGGAACCTTCTTCATTGACTGGGATCGATAATCGTTTAACAACTTTGATAAACGACGAAATGTAAAAGAGCCGGTCAAAGCGGAGGATTGGAAAGAGATTCTAAGATTCTACGGAGTTCCTTTTCTTCGGGTCCGTATAAATTCCACTGAATCACATCCGATCCTTGAAAACGTTTCCATCGCCAATCGCCGGTGGAGGAAGCTCTGTGTGGTGCGGTTTTTTTATCACCTTTGAGTTCATCCGAGTAGGGTTTTTCCGAAATTGAATACCACCACAAAAGAGTCGGTTCTTCTCCCGAAGGACTTTTGAGCCGGGCTTTCTGAATTCCATCGTCTTCTCCTTGTTCAACGAATGAAAAACCGACGGCCTCGAAACAAATTCTTGGATCATGTCCAGTTCCGATTGCAAACAGATCACGCTTTAGGATCAGATAGTTTTTTTCGAAACGATAGGTTGCGATTCGAGAGTCTTCTCGAGTCGAATCAGGATCCAATTCGAAGGAGAGAATTTTGCGCGGCCAAGTGTGCGTTTTCGGTGAGATATAAAAATCTCGCGTAAGAAACGCGAACGTTAAAACGGGAAGAAGCCACAACGCAGTTTTCGGGGGAAATTTCAAAATCGTTCGAGAAAGGTATGGAGACTCGTTATCGGAAGATTTCGGGAAAAAGAGCGCGATCAAACCCAAAGGAACAACAACTCCGCAGATAAAAAATATCGTTCCCACGAACTCATGTCTCCAGGATGCGGCCGGAATATTAAAAAGAACTAATACAACGACTCGGATCCAATTGGAAAAAAACCAAAGAGGAATCGCAAGAATCGAAATCAACGCCGCACCTTTGCGATCGGAACGAAGCAAAAAGGCGACTGCGAGAAGAAGCGAGGCAAGACCCATTTTCATTCCTTCGCATGCCTTATCCACGGTGAACGGCATCCCGTTGTAAAAAATCCGGTTTCCAAGAGCGGAAGAAGACGGATCGAAAAAGCGCAAAAACCAAGCGCTCCATTTTGTTACGAGCAATCGAAGTTGAAATCCCAAAAAGAGAGAGCCGAATCCGGTGACCGGTGGAATTGCAAAAACGAAAAACGGAGCAGGCCAGGTAAAACGGATTCCGCTTCCATGGAGAAGCGCGAGGAGATTCCAAAAAGATCCGATCCAAACGAGACTCAATCTTTGATAAAAAATTCCCGCGATAACGAAGGAGGAGCCCGGCAAAAAGAGCCAGGCGTTTGCCGGCTTCTTATCTTTACTAAGAAAGAGCGGTAAAAAAAGAAGCGGATACAACTCAAACGTAGAACGAATGCTAAGCAATCCCCTTCCTACGAGACCCATCGGAATCAAACACACTCCGATCAACGCGAAAATAGAAAGAATCGTTTTATGAGACGCAGACATTCGATTCACTCTAATTCGGAAACACATTCAAAAAAAGGAATGCGATTTTTTAAATCGAAAATAAAGTAAAAATCCGATTAGGATACAAAAGAACAAAATCCATTCTCCCGGCTCAGGGACGGCTCCGGGAGCTTCGAGTTTGCTCTGACCGAGAGAGGAAGATCCGGATTTGATTCCGAAACGGTTGTAGTCGTCTTCACTTTCGAGTACGATGAGGGAGGAGACGGGCGATACTACCATCGCGTTCCGAGCCAGATCAACGAGATCTTTGTTTTCCAAGTCCCGATTGAAGAATCGTTTTCCGAGTTGTCGCATTATTTTTTTCTGGATGAGCATTCGTATCAAGAGATCCGCTCCTGAACGTTTCCCCTCCGTTCGGTCCGATTTTTCGAGCGTTAATTTAGCATAAGGCAGGGAAATGAATTTTTCGTTTTGAATCGGTAAGGAGATTTTTTTGTTTTTTAGAATTTCGAAAAGTTCGGTTTCATTTTCCGCAACGGGAGAGATTTGTTCTAGATCGACGAGACTTGCGACGTATTCCGATTTTACTCCGTTAACGATCGCGATCTTGGGAATTTCCGTTCGACGATTGGCATTCCGTTGCATATTTTCGAATCGTTCCGATCCGCGAAGTTCTCCGAATGGAACCGACCGACTCTCACCCGCAACTACCCAGAGAGGATTTT harbors:
- a CDS encoding DUF1554 domain-containing protein, which gives rise to MHAMFQYIIKYKYIVFFVFISRCSAPFPDLNSGALFLALLNTNANSQIPSSSTDPNLAFKYLFVTTGTYSGLLGAGTVTGADSVCSAEKNANFASLPGTGADYKALIVSNLAPIRRACNATANCTNSAENSNWVLLANRDYYRGTVANPVKVFTTNSAGIAIFPIVSFLDLSAANLWWTGLANDWTISVGDTCNNWADGSGASTGEFGAGSVTNANAINSGGFSDPCNLAKKLVCVRQ
- the xrtN gene encoding exosortase N, with the protein product MSASHKTILSIFALIGVCLIPMGLVGRGLLSIRSTFELYPLLFLPLFLSKDKKPANAWLFLPGSSFVIAGIFYQRLSLVWIGSFWNLLALLHGSGIRFTWPAPFFVFAIPPVTGFGSLFLGFQLRLLVTKWSAWFLRFFDPSSSALGNRIFYNGMPFTVDKACEGMKMGLASLLLAVAFLLRSDRKGAALISILAIPLWFFSNWIRVVVLVLFNIPAASWRHEFVGTIFFICGVVVPLGLIALFFPKSSDNESPYLSRTILKFPPKTALWLLPVLTFAFLTRDFYISPKTHTWPRKILSFELDPDSTREDSRIATYRFEKNYLILKRDLFAIGTGHDPRICFEAVGFSFVEQGEDDGIQKARLKSPSGEEPTLLWWYSISEKPYSDELKGDKKTAPHRASSTGDWRWKRFQGSDVIQWNLYGPEEKELRRILESLSNPPL